In the genome of Colwellia sp. PAMC 21821, the window TAAATTATTTTTTAGCTATTTTTTATTGTTAAGCTTTTTATTGCTAAAAGTTTTTAACTTAACCGTTATAAGCCTGCAACACCTTGGGTAATCATGTTTTTCGTTTGGTTAACAATATCCATTAGCGCTTGTTGATCAAAAGCTTTAATACGCGGGGTATGAATATGACCAACCGGTAACATTAAATTATATTTATCTCGCAGTAATATACTTCGGTATGAAATTTCGTTCGAAAGATACCCTCCACCCGACCCGCCAACTGAAGTTTGGCTTTGTATATCGGCCAGTGTTTCAGCATTAAATGTGCCTCCAGGGACCGTCGATATTTTTCTATTATCATTAATTTGATATTTACCTGCGCCCTTTAACATCGCCGATACTGGCAAGCTAAATTCAACAAACTCAGGCCCTTGCAAAGCAGCATTATTTAACTCAGGCACTATGGGGTTATTTTTGCTGCCACCTGTTAATACATTAAGGTTATCTGGCGCATTGGCACTGCGTCTTAATGCCGGATAGCGTTCTAAATCAAAGTTGTCTCTACCCATACTAACCGTTATCACCATATCAACTGATTTTTGCTCAATATAAGGGCTTATAAGTTCTTCTATCATCCCTTGATCGAAGTCAGCAAAACGTACAGGCATGATTAACACTTCAATTTCTGCACTTTGCCCTTCAATACTCACCACGAGATCATCTAAAGATAACGCTACAACGCCAGAAGGGTTACTTTGGTCGATATGCCTATCAAGAAAAAAGGGGTCGAAACCGGTAAGTAATATTTTCTTATCGGCTTTTTTATCAAATTTTACATCCATTTGACCACGAGATAATAACTCAAGGGTCCAGAGTAGTTTATTCTGCTGATTTTCAAATAATTCGGCAAAAGTGTTTGATGAACGTAACGCTTTACTCATTTGTAAACGCGCCCAATATAAGGGTCTATCGTCAAAATCATTTAATTCATTAAAGGACTTTTTAGCATCTAACCAGAGACCTGAGCCATGACGAATAACTAATTGTGTCATAACTGTATAGTTCGTTGCTTGATTTAGCTGCGCACTAAATTTATCAACGCGAGTCGATAACCTTGCTGCAACATTAGGCATGGCTTTAAGTGCCTTACTAATGCGTAACTCTTCTACTGTTGATTCAACAGCGTTAATGACTGCGCTATGAGCAGAAACATTTAAGCCAAGCGTTATTGCAATGACAAAGGCCTTCATTCTTATATTATTGACAGGTTTCAACATTTAATGCTCATAATTATGATTAAAATATAAATAAATAGCGAAAAAATCTTTTATTTTCATTGATATACTATTTTAAATTCATGGATATACTAATGTATCTATTTGATTAAAACTAGCGATTATTGTTGCAGTAAAATCAACGATTATAGGTTTTAATCAAATTAGAGTAAAAATACTATTGATTTTTTGTCAAATACTGTCAAAGTGTCAGTACAGCACTACTGCTGAGTGATAATTTTTTCTGTAAACATCATCATGTTTACTTCGATAAAATTTCGTAATACGTTTTAGCAAACATGCAAAAACGTATTCATCCAACAATTTCCATTAAAAATATAAAGGGGTAGCACTTCAATGTGTTCGATATTTTGTATATTAGATATTAAAACAGGTGCAGACGCACTTCGTCCAAAAGCTTTAGAATATTCTCGCTTACTTCGTCATCGTGGTCCAGATTGGTCTGGTATCTACAACAATGACAATGCTATTTTAGTCCATGAACGCCTCTCAATTGTCGATACTGAGCATGGCGCACAACCATTATATAACACGGATAAAACAAAGGTTTTAGCTGTTAATGGTGAAATTTATAATCATAAATCTTTAGCCAGCCAACATACGCCTGACTACCCTTTTCAAACCGCTTCTGATTGTGAAATTATCATTCCAATGTTTGAAAAATTTGGTAGTGACTTTGTCGATAAACTTCAGGGCATGTTTGCCTTTTGTTTATACAATGAAGTCGACAATAGTTACCTAATTGCTCGTGATCACATGGGCATTATTCCACTTTATACTGGTTATGACGCTGAAGGTAACTTCTATGTTGCATCTGAAATGAAAGCATTAATGCCAATCTGTAAAACGGTAGCTGAATTTCCTCCAGGTCATATATTAGATAGCCGAGTAGGCAAAGTTGAAAAATATTATCAACGCAACTGGCAAAAATATTCAGCTATAAAAGATAACAATACCAGCAAAGAAAAAATACGCGAAGCATTAGAAGAATCTGTTAAAAGCCATTTAATGACCGATGTACCTTACGGTGTATTGCTTTCTGGTGGTTTAGACTCTTCATTAATTTCTGCCATTACGCAAAAGTTTGCTGCTAGACGTATTGAAGAGAACGATCTGTCTGAAGCATGGTGGCCTAAAGTGCATTCTTTTGCCTGCGGTTTAGCGGGTTCTCCCGATTTAATCGCTGCAAAAACTGTTGCTGACAGCATAGGTACAATACATCATAGTGTTATCTTTACCGAACAAGAAGGTATCGACGCACTTAAAGAAGTTATTTACCATTTAGAAACTTACGATGTAACCACTATTCGAGCTTCTACTCCGATGTATTTAATGGCAAGAAAAATAAAAGCCATGGGTATTAAAATGGTACTTTCTGGTGAAGGTGCTGATGAAATATTTGGTGGTTATTTGTATTTTCATAAAGCGCCAAATGCTGAAGAGTTTCATAACGAATTATTGCGTAAACTTGATAAATTGCACAT includes:
- the asnB gene encoding asparagine synthase B, which codes for MCSIFCILDIKTGADALRPKALEYSRLLRHRGPDWSGIYNNDNAILVHERLSIVDTEHGAQPLYNTDKTKVLAVNGEIYNHKSLASQHTPDYPFQTASDCEIIIPMFEKFGSDFVDKLQGMFAFCLYNEVDNSYLIARDHMGIIPLYTGYDAEGNFYVASEMKALMPICKTVAEFPPGHILDSRVGKVEKYYQRNWQKYSAIKDNNTSKEKIREALEESVKSHLMTDVPYGVLLSGGLDSSLISAITQKFAARRIEENDLSEAWWPKVHSFACGLAGSPDLIAAKTVADSIGTIHHSVIFTEQEGIDALKEVIYHLETYDVTTIRASTPMYLMARKIKAMGIKMVLSGEGADEIFGGYLYFHKAPNAEEFHNELLRKLDKLHMFDCLRANKSMSAWGIEARVPFLDKNFMDVAMRINPEDKMCGNGKMEKAILRSSFEGYLPKEILWRQKEQFSDGVGYSWIDGLKQHVEAQVSDQQLASAEFKFPFNTPDTKEAYYYRCIFEENFPLASAAECVPGGKSVACSTPEALAWDASFANMADPSGRAVQSVHNDSY